One Alnus glutinosa chromosome 3, dhAlnGlut1.1, whole genome shotgun sequence genomic region harbors:
- the LOC133862656 gene encoding LOW QUALITY PROTEIN: BAG family molecular chaperone regulator 6 (The sequence of the model RefSeq protein was modified relative to this genomic sequence to represent the inferred CDS: deleted 2 bases in 1 codon; substituted 1 base at 1 genomic stop codon), translating into MMPVHRCMDSYPYQNTQMPLSQYYHPGFEAVPPHMKIDPTKPHLAYESWPCGGNYNYPMPWNSCCNHNSFPGYYSCRPPYPHIPPLSPMHCCGGHPAYHEAYPVYDVPPPRYSVDLPRYEYEKNMPRNYHCCGCPNHAHNQEEDKGLKIEEQEPDVGRKGSNPLVPVHMKNYPYPIVWNPPEYMKNKEDKEPFESKAAEPDKVQCATKPPESLKSNEREPKVWNGWFPFDMNRHDSLMQGGDGKRAQNQQNEDKMRQFPFPIIWVPYHDKQEEAGKEDKKEMDPEPESAKEPPCIYNFVPVNPSQSDDFTNSPKANEKKFESQGGSPTEEKTANQKNILVEEKTTNQKTIPVKQMESHEEESSEDTQSRGRSVNTMNKASGTSSKRQYSSPPKTPKLSPVCLRLDPLPRKKNGNGSSRSSSPPYPKGHSHETSNSSKEVETYEMEKVIEVLERKTSEDKDWEASLKLRFQLTCQLILKTRYQGNELXKTGKDGEECKIQEDKGARKAGDMTTEEPNEARKVKDSAKLAGNEGKLEKKTLPDEEAAMCIQSAYRGYEVRKWEPLKKLKQIAEVRQQMLDVQNHIQILESSSDLQRDDKQIAVIGETIMRLLLKLDTIQGLHPSVRDSRKSLAKELVTLQGKLDSLMIKSSEEAIEEASPSEHMERHPVETPNGSYIQEERKKAAAGPGETTSDKNCSSNHELMESHESLLLDMTTTLSSSQRENNLGSTFANKEGNEKSEVENSRLLVASGIIRKEAELDISQIELKDIEKGNTEFSELEQSPELPLVREDNIKSEIWTTGTSSDVDGPLHSIPVQEMEELLHSATDEKPTIFESEKDEHVRLVNNEVQESGVESNVSTYVTLSAKVDDLMTTSEEPEVDQLEELPLGVIDEGPAVSEFKKHEQVEIDGGRKCDVELNVTSPDDETQVVSQIEQQALEVPQEEQIIAESPDWIKAGYQKVEELPKDTTLEIAVEPPSKLSVVCESAEPQPIISVVGAEGRGEVPGDIFEGVDDVNYTCSPVPAVTGVTTETKVPNCENKEDHDEQPVAIREENKAAQEAGEESQDEVEIDHTNGSETVKEEAPMHVEKVDVEGEALPMSPTASKLCVDEHDLGLESDKRLVEENEKLKEMMERLMEAGKEQLTVISNLNARVKDLEKKLSRKKKLGTRHYGQATSRSSCVKPLNKPLKERAVGVTM; encoded by the exons ATGATGCCTGTGCACAGATGCATGGACTCGTACCCCTACCAGAATACCCAAATGCCTTTGAGTCAGTATTATCATCCAGGCTTCGAAGCGGTTCCACCTCATATGAAGATTGATCCAACCAAGCCTCATCTTGCATATGAATCTTGGCCTTGTGGTGGCAACTATAATTACCCAATGCCATGGAATTCCTGCTGCAATCATAACAGCTTCCCTGGTTATTATAGTTGCAGACCTCCTTATCCACATATTCCACCATTGTCACCAATGCATTGTTGTGGGGGTCATCCTGCATATCATGAAGCCTACCCTGTTTATGACGTACCTCCTCCGCGCTACTCGGTGGATCTGCCTAGATACGAGTATGAAAAGAATATGCCCAGAAACTATCATTGCTGTGGTTGTCCTAATCACGCTCACAACCAGGAGGAAGATAAAGGTTTGAAGATCGAGGAGCAGGAGCCAGATGTTGGAAGGAAAGGAAGTAATCCTCTGGTTCCTGTTCACATGAAAAATTATCCATATCCAATTGTGTGGAATCCGCCAGAGTACatgaaaaacaaagaagataaAGAACCATTTGAATCAAAGGCTGCAGAGCCTGATAAGGTTCAGTGTGCAACGAAGCCTCCTGAGAGCTTGAAATCTAATGAACGGGAGCCAAAAGTCTGGAATGGATGGTTCCCTTTTGACATGAACAGACATGATTCTTTGATGCAGGGTGGAGATGGGAAGAGAGCTCAGAATCAGCAAAATGAGGACAAGATGAGGCAATTCCCATTTCCCATTATCTGGGTGCCATACCATGATAAGCAGGAGGAAGCTGGAAAGGAGGACAAGAAGGAGATGGATCCTGAGCCAGAATCTGCCAAAGAGCCACCTTGTATTTATAACTTCGTCCCAGTAAATCCTTCTCAAAGTGATGATTTCACAAATTCACCTAAAGCAAATGAAAAGAAGTTTGAGAGCCAGGGAGGTTCACCGACAGAGGAAAAAACTGCTAATCAGAAAAACATTCTAGTGGAAGAAAAAACTACTAATCAGAAAACCATTCCAGTGAAGCAAATGGAATCGCATGAGGAGGAAAGTTCTGAGGACACTCAGAGCAGAGGAAGAAGTGTCAATACAATGAACAAGGCTTCTGGTACCAGCAGTAAAAGGCAATACTCATCCCCACCAAAGACACCCAAGTTATCTCCTGTTTGTTTGAGACTTGATCCTTTGCCAAGGAAGAAAAATGGGAATGGCAGTTCACGATCTTCTAGTCCTCCTTATCCCAAAGGGCATTCACATGAGACTTCAAACAGCAGCAAGGAGGTGGAGACATACGAAATGGAGAAGGTTATCGAGGTCCTGGAAAGGAAAACCAGTGAAGACAAGGATTGGGAGGCAAGTCTCAAACTCAGGTTCCAGTTAACTTGCCAATTGATTCTCAAGACGAGGTATCAGGGAAACGAACTGTA GAAAACTGGAAAAGATGGTGAAGAATGTAAGATTCAAGAGGATAAAGGAGCAAGAAAGGCAGGAGATATGACAACTGAGGAACCAAATGAAGCAAGGAAAGTGAAAGATTCAGCTAAGTTAGCTGGAAATGAAGGTAAACTTGAGAAAAAGACCCTGCCAGATGAAGAAGCTGCCATGTGTATTCAGTCTGCCTATCGTGGTTATGAGGTGAGGAAATGGGAACCATTGAAGAAACTGAAGCAAATAGCTGAAGTTCGTCAGCAGATGCTTGATGTTCAGAATCATATTCAGATTCTAGAGTCGTCTTCTGATCTCCAAAGAGACGACAAGCAAATTGCAGTAATTGGAGAAACCATAATGAGGCTTCTGCTAAAACTGGATACAATTCAG GGCTTGCACCCAAGCGTTAGGGATAGTAGAAAATCCTTGGCGAAGGAGCTTGTAACCCTACAGGGGAAGCTGGATTCGCTAATGATTAAGTCATCTGAAGAAGCTATCGAGGAGGCGTCCCCTTCTGAACATATGGAGCGGCATCCTGTTGAGACTCCCAATGGTTCTTACATACAAGAGGAGCGGAAAAAGGCAGCAGCAGGACCTGGAGAAACCACTTCTGATAAAAACTGCAGTAGTAATCACGAATTGATGGAGTCACATGAAAGTTTGCTTCTTGACATGACAACCACTTTGTCCAGCTCCCAAAGGGAGAATAATTTGGGGTCTACATTTGCCAACAAGGAGGGGAATGAGAAATCTGAAGTTGAAAATAGCAGACTACTAGTGGCAAGTGGGATCATACGCAAAGAGGCTGAGCTTGATATTAGTCAAATAGAGCTGAAAGATATAGAGAAGGGGAATACCGAATTTTCGGAGCTTGAACAATCCCCTGAACTTCCTTTGGTTAGAGAAGACAACATTAAATCTGAGATATGGACTACGGGAACATCATCTGATGTTGATGGTCCCTTACATAGTATCCCTGTACAGGAGATGGAAGAGTTGCTGCACAGTGCAACTGATGAGAAGCCTACTATTTTTGAGTCTGAGAAGGACGAACATGTCAGATTGGTAAATAATGAAGTCCAAGAGAGTGGAGTCGAATCCAATGTGTCTACTTATGTCACTTTGTCAGCCAAAGTTGATGATCTGATGACAACTAGCGAAGAACCAGAGGTTGATCAGTTAGAAGAATTACCACTGGGAGTAATTGACGAAGGCCCTGCAGTTTCCGAGTTCAAGAAGCATGAACAAGTTGAAATTGATGGAGGGAGGAAATGTGATGTGGAACTTAATGTGACTTCCCCAGATGATGAAACTCAAGTTGTAAGTCAAATTGAGCAACAGGCACTGGAAGTCCCTCAGGAGGAGCAGATTATTGCTGAATCTCCAGATTGGATAAAGGCTGGCTATCAGAAAGTTGAGGAActacccaaagatacaactctTGAAATAGCAGTGGAGCCACCATCAAAGCTTTCAGTTGTCTGTGAGTCAGCAGAACCCCAGCCTATCATCTCAGTAGTTGGGGCAGAAGGCCGCGGGGAAGTGCCTGGAGATATATTCGAGGGAGTAGATGATGTTAACTATACTTGCTCCCCTGTACCGGCAGTTACAGGGGTGACTACAGAGACAAAAGTGCCAAATTGCGAAAATAAAGAAGATCATGATGAGCAGCCTGTGGCAATCAGAGAGGAGAATAAAGCGGCGCAAGAGGCAGGAGAAGAAAGCCAGGATGAAGTTGAGATTGACCACACTAATGGATCTGAAACTGTCAAGGAGGAGGCTCCAATGCATGTGGAGAAGGTTGACGTGGAAGGAGAGGCATTACCTATGTCACCGACTGCCAGCAAGCTATGTGTTGATGAACACGACTTAGGTTTGGAAAGTGATAAAAGGCTTGTTGAAGAGAATGAGAAACTGAAGGAGATGATGGAGAGGTTGATGGAAGCAGGGAAAGAGCAGTTGACTGTTATATCCAACCTGAATGCAAGAGTGAAAGACTTGGAGAAAAAGTTGTCTAGGAAGAAAAAACTGGGGACAAGACATTATGGACAAGCCACATCTAGATCTTCTTGTGTCAAACCGTTAAATAAGCCCCTGAAGGAGAGGGCTGTTGGTGTTACAATGTAA